The Erpetoichthys calabaricus chromosome 16, fErpCal1.3, whole genome shotgun sequence sequence TCTAAGCGATAGcactgggtggagtggtggctctgaggctatggatctgcactggcaatcagaaggttgttggttcaaatcctgtaaatgcctgAAGTCACTCTACCCCGTTGGGCCactgagcgaggcccttaacccgCAATTGCTCcatctgtcctgggtatgacgttaatctgcatccagccctgcaagtaggccctccaacctgcagggaaaacttggggaatGGTGGcagacagggccggatttatatgaaaagaggccctaggctattccacttatgaggccctttcaccttccatttttaagtttgtaaattacatgagagataataaaattttgctaacaatttgaatgtaggcccctcttgatcttgaggccctaggctgaagcctagttagcctataggaaaatccggtcctggtggcagaattggcactccagccaccataaaaaacctcagaGTGCtctactccatctgaactagtgtggtgctgaggtgtcacccgttgcatggctgcactcgggtcctaatctgggatcctgaggtggtttgtcatgtggtgggtgtgacaatgcactgtatcagcgtgtgctcttGACCTTTCTCTAAGTGATAAATCCAGAAGAATGGGATTCTGATTAGAACCACCTATCTAGTAGTCACATTCATGCAGACCTCTGGGTGCACAAGCTGTGCTACTTGTCTAAGATGctttgaaatctaagcaatcaaagTAGACTTCAGGTTATTAACATCAACATTaacttttgcagtgcaccatctattggaatgtattttgtaatgcatgtagtaataaaatgctttgcatttttcatttcagcagatgacgcatcacaaacattagcactgcttttatgaatcccataccaaatggcatgtaacagagacacagGAACTGGATGAACATGCAAATACATGTCCTTTTATGAAGGTGGATAATTCATTATATTATCAATCTCAGTGTGCGGAGAAGATAATGCACAAATGACAAAGACCTACCCTTATCCAATGTAAATGTTACaacacataaaacacaaacaggtTTGTTACAAATCACACTTTGGTATTGATAagtgggatgagacagaggaaaggagtcagatggagaacttggtgcaaagagaattgtctgcagatTAACAactgcaaaaccaaggaactgcttattgatttTCATCACACCAAGAGCCTCTAAGTCaggtaattttctttcttttttgtgattCTGGTGTGTGgtcagaccacagtgtgtgtgtgagtgtatatacaTACCTTAatcttatttaaagagcttctgtaaaaagccacacttcaccctggggacaaaaaaaagttctatctatctatctatctatctatctatctatctatctatctatctatctatctatctatctatctatcggttatataacacctttcacatctatctatctatccatctatctatctatcatatagtgccttacatttctATCTATTGTTACACATGGGCATCAGAGGACTACTCTAAGGGCAAAAGGGAAAggttcttcctcttcctccacagctctgagaagccaCCCGGCAAGGGCACTTAACCCCTCCCCTTCCGGAAATACCGATATAAAGGAAGCGTCGGCAAAGAGGAAGATGGCTTCTGCCGGGATACCTGAACGAGCCGCACTCTGAAGCCCGTGACTTTTTGAAAGGACTGATTGTTGTGAAAGAAGTCCCTGTACGGGAGAGCGCTGAAGCGCTATTCTCGTTACTTTTGTTTGTCTGTTCATCTCGCATCGATTAAAACGGGACGacccggttggtgtcccaacattctgactgtttccagtctgtccttccaccacCTGACcacactatctgtctatctatctatctatctatctatccaattgcCTGGCTGAGGGTGAAGCAGCCCATCATTTCCATTACCACCAATAAACATCAATACACAGACTGCGGCACCAAACCCCACTGCTGTAAGAAGCTGTGGTTCTGCAGGACAATTGCAGTGAGTCTGTCATAGAAGTTGTTTAATTCTCCTGAttttcactctttaattaatcAGATTGATAATCCTTTTTACAGTCAGTACAGTATGTTCAATGTGAATCACTTCTCATTATTCATATTGCTATTACTGTCAACTATTATTGAGTTTTAAAGGCCCATAAGGTCCTGCTCTCTACCACAGCACTTCTCCTGTTTGTGTGCCAATCTACCGTTATTGAGTTTCCATCTCTGTCCCTGCGTCTTGTTGAAtttcttttaaagtaacagctaggACCCACTCTACTAATGGCCTTCCCAGTTTGTGTGAAGGACAGTCTAACTCAGGTTATAAGTGTGCATCACGTGCGTTCCCCTTGATTTGGATTATCTGAAATGTTGACAGTTGTCTCAGTGGGTGACATGTTTTTAGAATGCCCTACACATGGGACATATCAGAGTAACATGTTTGGATTCCCAATAACACCCAATCCTCTAACAGCTCTGACTCAATTCTTAATGAACAATTCATTGACGTATCGTATACTGCATTGCTAACATGTTGCCTTATTTTGCTCAGCTAGACAAATCCTACCCCACctatcatcttcatcatcatgcGTCTTGTTTATTTAAGATCAGCTCATGAGGAACTCTCCAAAACCGCTTTGGAATTTGGCAGAAATTTGTCCTAAATTAATTATGCGTGCAAAATGCACTCACCTTTCAGGTGGCTCAGTACCTTTAAGTCATTTCTTCATAttaaatcttttaatttcttgctcGCCAGTGGAGGGACTTTCAGACTGGATTAGAATATAATACAGCATTGTCAGCCTGACCTATTTCTCactaatttttttaacataatttataaaactaatttttaaaaatgttaaaaaaaaaaactgtgtacaaaaaaaacaatcaacGTGTCATTGCGTTTATTTGttgcaaatatacaaaatacgGTACAAAAACAGATAAACATTTGCATATGAATAAAATCAAATAGCCACTTTACATACAGGTAAGACCCTGCTGATCTACTGTGGAGTGTCTGGACTGGGAATGGAGTTGGAGTTAAAGATATCAAAGACATTTCCACGGACAGTGCATGAATATGACAAACAAAATTGTTCCAAAAAAAGTAAATTGAAGAAGCAGAAAGGCTGGCCACCGAATGACTTGCTGGCCAGCTGCTCAGGAGGAGTTGTTTTCTCGGGATGGAGTTGAATCCAGTGAGTTTTTAGAGCAGTGCTGTTTCGGAAGACTGCTGTCAGTGACTCGGTGTTGCGAGGAAGTTCGACTCCTGATGCTGGACAGGCCACGTCGTAACTCTTTTCGGATGTTGTCGCTGGCCAGGACGTACAGTATAGGGTTTAGTGCACTATTGATTGTAGACAAGCCCAGAAAACATGTGTATGGCAAATAGATTGTTCTCTCAAAATTACAGCTGTCATTATCATTGCTCAATACATGAAACATCATGGCTCGGAGGAGCAAAATGATGTGATAAGGGGCAAAGCAAACTGAAAAGAGGATGATCACAGCACGGACCAAGTATTTAATCTTCAGCTTCTGATGCTTTTGCAGTCCACTGCTGGCCTGGATGTTTGCCAAGATGCCACGGTTTGTGTAAATCAAGATACCTAATGGTATCAAGAATCCAACACAGACACGGGCATAATTAAAGCCCGCCACTTTTGCCGTCGAATTGCGTGGTTCAAAGCATTTGTGGTGATTCTGGTTTGTCTTCCCTTCATCCATTATAAACACAGGACTGTGAGTTATAGCAACTGCTATACAGATAAAACAGGTAATCAAACCGGACAACTTCTGTTGTCGTATCCCTCGAGACTCCAGCGAGTACGCCACAGCCATATAGCGGTCGGCAGAGATGCAGCACAGGAGGAAAATGCTAATGTACATGTTATTGAAAAACACATATCCAGTAATCTTGCATGCCATGTCACTCCATATCCAAAAATGTTCATAATATACGTAGACCAACCACAGAGGTAACGTGCACAGGTACATCATATCACACAGAGATAAGCTCAGCAGGTATATTCCCAACACATTTTTCCTTTGAACTTGTTGAAACGTCAAAACAATGGTTATCAAGTTAGCTGGGACTCCAATAATGATGGCAATAGTGTAGACAGTCATTAGGGGGATCTTGTCCTTTTCATACGGTAGCGAGCAGTTGGACGTATTCTCATCCATGGCTTTCCTGGCTGT is a genomic window containing:
- the gpr132b gene encoding probable G-protein coupled receptor 132b — translated: MDENTSNCSLPYEKDKIPLMTVYTIAIIIGVPANLITIVLTFQQVQRKNVLGIYLLSLSLCDMMYLCTLPLWLVYVYYEHFWIWSDMACKITGYVFFNNMYISIFLLCCISADRYMAVAYSLESRGIRQQKLSGLITCFICIAVAITHSPVFIMDEGKTNQNHHKCFEPRNSTAKVAGFNYARVCVGFLIPLGILIYTNRGILANIQASSGLQKHQKLKIKYLVRAVIILFSVCFAPYHIILLLRAMMFHVLSNDNDSCNFERTIYLPYTCFLGLSTINSALNPILYVLASDNIRKELRRGLSSIRSRTSSQHRVTDSSLPKQHCSKNSLDSTPSRENNSS